The following are encoded in a window of Thermoanaerobacter ethanolicus JW 200 genomic DNA:
- a CDS encoding glycosyltransferase family 2 protein translates to MISVVIPAFNEGKNIGRVLSVLETIDLIDEIIVVNDGSTDDTKEQALKYNVKLVDLEKNQGKGKALKAGIDNSKGDIIVMLDADLIGLTEKHFVNLVSPVLKNEADMTIGIFSGGRKSTDFAQKIAPFLSGQRAIKRQFLENIEEMEISRFGVEIALNRHAEKNKLRVVNVPLENMSHVMKEEKLGLVKGFYARLKMYFDILKMWI, encoded by the coding sequence ATGATTTCTGTTGTAATCCCAGCTTTTAATGAAGGAAAAAATATTGGGAGAGTTTTGTCAGTCTTAGAAACAATAGACCTGATTGATGAAATCATAGTTGTAAATGATGGTTCTACAGATGATACAAAAGAACAAGCTCTAAAATACAATGTAAAACTTGTTGATTTAGAAAAAAATCAAGGAAAAGGAAAAGCGTTAAAAGCAGGAATAGATAATTCTAAAGGTGATATTATTGTTATGTTAGATGCCGATTTGATTGGACTTACTGAAAAACATTTTGTAAATCTCGTATCTCCTGTATTAAAAAATGAAGCAGATATGACAATTGGAATTTTTTCTGGTGGAAGAAAATCTACAGATTTTGCACAAAAAATAGCACCCTTTTTGTCAGGCCAAAGGGCAATAAAAAGGCAGTTTTTAGAAAACATTGAAGAGATGGAAATCAGTAGATTCGGAGTAGAAATTGCTTTAAATAGACATGCTGAAAAGAATAAGTTAAGGGTGGTAAATGTGCCTCTTGAGAATATGAGTCATGTCATGAAAGAAGAAAAGCTGGGATTAGTTAAAGGCTTTTATGCGCGATTAAAAATGTATTTTGATATTTTAAAAATGTGGATTTAG
- the ispG gene encoding flavodoxin-dependent (E)-4-hydroxy-3-methylbut-2-enyl-diphosphate synthase produces MRKITREVKIGNKKIGGNNPILVQSMTNTDTHDIEKTIEQIKRLEAEGCDIIRVAVPDMEAAEAIKEIKKNINIPLVADIHFDYRLAIKSIENGADKIRINPGNIGREENIKKVVEIAKEKGIPIRIGVNSGSLEKEILHKYKGVTAEAVVESALKNVLILEKLGFYDIVISLKTTNVPLTIEAYKLASSKVDYPLHVGITEAGTIEAGTIKSAIGIGTLLYLGIGDTIRVSLTGDPVHEVRVGKQILRSLGFLKEGVEIISCPTCGRTKIDLIRLAEEVEKRTRHIKKPLKVAVMGCVVNGPGEAKEADIGIAGGDGEGVIFKKGKVYKKVKEEELVEELMKEIEKLLEEDS; encoded by the coding sequence ATGAGAAAAATTACTCGCGAAGTCAAAATAGGCAATAAAAAAATTGGAGGAAATAATCCAATTTTAGTTCAGTCTATGACTAACACGGATACCCACGATATTGAAAAAACAATAGAGCAGATAAAAAGACTAGAAGCTGAAGGCTGTGATATTATAAGAGTTGCTGTTCCAGATATGGAAGCAGCTGAAGCAATAAAAGAAATAAAGAAAAATATAAATATTCCTTTGGTAGCAGATATTCATTTTGATTATCGATTAGCTATAAAATCAATTGAAAATGGAGCAGACAAGATAAGAATTAATCCTGGAAACATAGGAAGAGAAGAAAATATCAAAAAAGTGGTAGAAATAGCAAAAGAAAAAGGTATTCCTATTAGAATAGGTGTAAATTCTGGTTCTTTAGAAAAAGAAATATTACATAAATACAAGGGAGTAACTGCCGAAGCAGTTGTGGAAAGCGCTTTAAAAAATGTTTTAATTTTAGAAAAGTTAGGCTTTTATGATATAGTTATTTCGCTTAAAACTACAAATGTACCTCTTACTATAGAGGCTTATAAGCTCGCTTCTTCAAAAGTAGACTATCCATTGCACGTAGGCATAACAGAGGCAGGTACCATTGAAGCTGGCACTATAAAATCTGCTATAGGAATAGGAACATTGCTTTATTTAGGAATAGGAGACACAATACGAGTTTCTCTAACAGGTGACCCAGTCCATGAGGTAAGAGTAGGAAAACAAATTTTACGCTCTTTAGGCTTTCTAAAAGAAGGAGTAGAAATTATTTCCTGCCCTACCTGCGGCAGAACAAAAATTGACTTGATAAGGTTAGCAGAAGAAGTAGAAAAAAGGACGAGGCATATTAAAAAGCCTTTAAAAGTTGCTGTTATGGGATGTGTTGTAAATGGACCAGGGGAAGCAAAAGAAGCGGATATAGGAATAGCAGGAGGAGATGGAGAAGGAGTTATTTTTAAAAAAGGAAAAGTTTATAAAAAAGTTAAGGAAGAAGAGTTAGTAGAAGAATTGATGAAAGAAATTGAAAAATTACTTGAGGAGGATTCTTAA